GACAACTGGTGCATGGCACTCTTTCTTCCATTCCTCCCAGAATGAATCCACCTTTGTGTGTTGCCACCACATCGGTCTTACCTGACTGACCTGTTGTTCTATTTTATGTAACGAACCAAAACCACATTTTGGTTGTGAAATCTTCCTGGTAATTGCTCATGTCCTGATGGAATGTCCCCACCGCCTGGCTCTCCATGCTAAGCATAGTCTTCCAAATTATTTGCCTCTCTTGTTGCCCAATGACTCACGGGCGGTTGAACTGGTTCTCCATTTCCTCTGTGACAGTGATTTTTATTCTCAGATATAACATTTTAAACTACCTTTGTGGTGGGGGttatgtttttattgcttttaggaGGTTTACCTCTTTTTCTGCCAAACCCTGTTTCCTGTTTTAGCGGTGGGACTCTGTTGATCAGTGAGTGCTATCCTCCTTTTTAACGCTTTGCCTATGATGGATTAGGGTTGGAACAGGTGTGGGAGGGCCTGACCCCTTCCCATGCAAATCCCTGGGGGATGCCATGTGTGGTCTTAGCTATTTCTCTcatctttttttgttgttgatggtCCAGCTGATGACCATTGCGTTTTTAGCATTTCCCCTTTTACTTTTCTGGATCTCTTGACTACTGTAAGAAGGCATTCTTCAATCTGTAACAGTCTTCGTCCTAAATCGGGATGGCGAATATTGGTTGGGAATGGGGTTCCCCTCATCATGGCTGAGTCCTGGGAGACCAATTGTCTGCTCTAACCTATGTACCGAACGAAGCCATGTACTTTTACTTCTCCTTCAATCGTTTTTTCTGGCTTCAGTATTGCCTTCTGGGCCTCACGTTTACCACAACTACATATGATCAGGACTACATCCTGATGAACAAACCCTTGaccaagggactgataacctcactgtttagTCTCTTACTCTCAACTAACCAATCAGAATTGAGCATTACTGAATGGAAACTATAGGGCGAAGCGTAAGATGGGCATTCCGTTGTCTACAGCCACTACTATGGGTGGATGTAGCAAGTTTGTTTTCAAACGAGACATAGAGCGCATACCATCGGCATTTTCTCTGTTGTACAgacattttcagtgcaatacagatacaaagcttGGTGGGTGGAAGAAACGAAATTACCAGAGTGCGGATTATCCGCCCGTAGTTCGGCAATTTTTGGAAAATGGAAAACGAAGCCTGAAGTCTTATGTTGAAATTAGAATGAATATTTTCGTCAATTAAGCACTAGTAGGCATGTGACCTATGTTCTATGAAGCACAACGAGGCACTGAAATACGTTATGTTGCAGAACAAAATTCGTTTCACTGAACTGATATGTTGACTGGAAAAAATGGGGACCGTCCTCAGGAAAAAAGTGAATGAAACCCAGGAACAGAAAAACTTGGGCGATTATTTCCCGAAAGTAAGTGAACGCAAATGATactaaataaaatgtaatttaagtATAATTTTGTGAACAAGTTGTCTGTTTACTGCTAGTAATGTATAAGCAGTGTAGTAGTTTTTCAAAAGTGACATGTAGCATGGTTTTCAAGTAAAGTAACTAGAAGTTTACTCTGAGAACCTGCATATTTTCGACCATCTGtacatcatgatggtcccatccgtgtttagcgacatcgtggtgaacgcacattggaagcgtgtattcgtcatcgccatactgccgtatcacccggagtgattgtatggggtgccattggttacacgtctcggtcaccccttggtcgcactgacggcactttgaacagtggacgttacatttcagatgtgttacgacccgtggttctacccttcattcgatccctgtgaaaccctacatttcagcaggataatgcacgaccgcatgttgcaggtcctgtacgggcctttctggataaagaaaaggttcgactgctgccctggccagcacattctccagatctctcatcaattgaaaacgtctggtcaatggtggccgagcaactggctcgtctcaatatcccagtcactactcttgatgaactgtggtatggtgttgaagctgcatggcagccgtacctgtacacgccatccaagctctgtttgattcaatgcccaggcgtatcaaggccgttattacggcgagaggtggttgttctgggtactgatttctcaggatctatgcacccaaatcgcgtgaaaatgtaatcacacgtcagttctagtataatatatgtgtccaatgaatacctatttatcatccgcatttcttcttggtgtagcaattttaatggccagtagtgtataagatagACGAGGAGCCTCTGAGcgtggtcttgtgtgtgtgtgcaggggatGGAGGCAAAGCGGTGGCGCCGGTGCGCCACCGGGCTGTGGGCTGCGCAGTGGTGACGCGCGACGTGGGCGTCTGCAGCCGGATGCCCCGGACGCGCGACGCTGCTACGTCTCCGGCGGCCTCGGCGCGCGCCGCCAGGGCTGCCGACGTCGCCTGCGCCACCGACGGCCGAATCTACTCCGAAGACGACCTGCAGCGCAGGCTGCACGAGCAACTCCTGCGCCGGGAGAGGGAGCTCGAGGACAGGTTCGCCGTCCAGCTCCAGTCACGGTTGTCCGAAGAACTCCAGAGCAAAGTGTCTCGGGAATTCGACGAGGCTGTCACTCGCGAGCTCAGGAACAAGATTTCTCGGGAGCTCGACGCTCGCGTGGAGGCCGAATTCGAGAAGAGGGTTTTGCGGGCACTGGACGATAAAGTTTCGTTAGAACTCGAGGGGCGCGTGCGGCGCGATTTCGAAGACCGTGTGGCTAACCGACTCGAGCAACGTCTGCACAGAGAGTTGGATTTCACTGTAGCGCGAGAATTCGACCGAAAGGTGTCTACCGAACTGCAGCAGCGGCTATCTCGAGACCTCGAGCAGACTGTGCGCTACCGGCTGGAGGACGCCGTGTTACAAGAGCTGGAGCGCAGGCTCGCCCGTGATCTGGAGGACAGGGTCTCCCGTGAACTGGACGACAGAGTGACTCGAGAGTTGCAAATCCGTTTAGCCGACGAGTTACAAGATCGAGTTGCCAGAGAAATGGACGCCAGGGTACGCCTGGAGCTACAAGAAAAGTTGCGTCACGACTTGGAAGATCGTGTGTCACACGAATTCGAGGACAGAGTATCTCGAGAAGTGGAGGAGAGAATTTCTCGAGAAATGGAGGATCGAGTGAGCCGCGAGTTTGAAGACAAAGTGGCGAGAACACTGGAGGACAGGATATCTCACGAGATGGAGGAGAGGGTGTCCCGCGAATTCAATATCCGAGTTTCTGAAGAAGTGGAGGAGAGAGTCTCCCGGGAAGTGGAGGAAAGAGTGTCTCGAGAAGTGAACGAGAGAGTTTCTCGGGAGGTGGAGGTGATGGTTTCTAGAGAACTGGAAGAAAGAGTGGCCGCGAAAATGAGGGAGAGGATACGAGAAGAGCTGGAAGGGATGTCGTCTCCCTTAAGACAGAAGATATATCTGTCTAAAGTTGACGATGACACGCCCCAACAGGCAGTCGCGGAGGACCACCGTCCAGAACAGTGTCGATGTTTCGAAACTGTGTCCGTTTCCACGAATGCTGTACATAAGTGCGACCTCGGTGTTCAGGTGAGAGACGATAGTTTTCAGCGTCACGTTGCGACACAGTCGGAGCGCAACTGGTGGCTCAGAGACGCCGGCATGCAGGCCGAAGTCAGACAGAGGGACGCGTCGCTGCAGTGCGAGCCCAAGATGTGGGCCAAAGACGCTCTCTCGCAGACGGTGATTCCCAGGAAAGAAATGTCGGTGCAGGTGACACTGGCTGTCAGGACTTTCGAGATCGGCGTGTGCGCCAAACCGTCTTCCGGCGATGCGTGGGTGGAGGCGAAGCCCGCGACGGCCGACGTCGGCTGTACGGCGGTGTCGCGCCTGCAGCACAAGCCCGGGTTCGTGTCCCTCGAAGACCTCGATGCCGTCCGTCCGGTGAGCAGCGCCACGCAGACCGACAGCGCCGCCGTCACCCGCGAGATGGCCACCAGCACCGTGGAGCGCAAGCTGGCGGACGCGTCTGCGCAGTGCCGGCTGAACGACGAAGCGCCCCCGCCGAGCCCCCGGGACCCGTCTCCGCAGCCGGCGGGCCTCTCCCGTATACCGCGGCCGACGGCGACGACCCGGCCCGCGGACGGCAGCAAGTCCCCTCGGCTCGGTGCGTCGCAGCTCACGC
This sequence is a window from Schistocerca nitens isolate TAMUIC-IGC-003100 chromosome 3, iqSchNite1.1, whole genome shotgun sequence. Protein-coding genes within it:
- the LOC126248649 gene encoding KN motif and ankyrin repeat domain-containing protein 3, which translates into the protein MSVCVGEDPGTESRGRSRYRKCDCCPYGYHIDLDFVRYCEAMRRGGTSRPRRPRRRHRHSLEVLLGLEPQAANSDDAAASKQQSVVTGDLQHAVDLFEDALQKTSNSHHATDGLMNGDISDEVDGLAACRTDFEARSPNSVASATSPNGLSTGALQTIREQMAVSLERMRELEEQVKLIPILQVQLNVLKEEKRKLLAEADRERQRPQPVAGDGGKAVAPVRHRAVGCAVVTRDVGVCSRMPRTRDAATSPAASARAARAADVACATDGRIYSEDDLQRRLHEQLLRRERELEDRFAVQLQSRLSEELQSKVSREFDEAVTRELRNKISRELDARVEAEFEKRVLRALDDKVSLELEGRVRRDFEDRVANRLEQRLHRELDFTVAREFDRKVSTELQQRLSRDLEQTVRYRLEDAVLQELERRLARDLEDRVSRELDDRVTRELQIRLADELQDRVAREMDARVRLELQEKLRHDLEDRVSHEFEDRVSREVEERISREMEDRVSREFEDKVARTLEDRISHEMEERVSREFNIRVSEEVEERVSREVEERVSREVNERVSREVEVMVSRELEERVAAKMRERIREELEGMSSPLRQKIYLSKVDDDTPQQAVAEDHRPEQCRCFETVSVSTNAVHKCDLGVQVRDDSFQRHVATQSERNWWLRDAGMQAEVRQRDASLQCEPKMWAKDALSQTVIPRKEMSVQVTLAVRTFEIGVCAKPSSGDAWVEAKPATADVGCTAVSRLQHKPGFVSLEDLDAVRPVSSATQTDSAAVTREMATSTVERKLADASAQCRLNDEAPPPSPRDPSPQPAGLSRIPRPTATTRPADGSKSPRLGASQLTLPTLRSNSVKKIVTQELTSYSTRSTTLTASRATSGNAIQVRSKSSDPAPRLKRQNTYTKIDDNGERFETERTSSTNAHESVRSPLSLEERETWMGSYQLARTQTSDASSNLGNVENLERLERPNRVEPSKEMKAALKVINDSLTKPSAKKDLPHHLSNAANIVQKEWFRISGGKNVDPLAVEDYLDYIEGYSSQLLEYVVNMTDMSGNTALHYAVSSGNFDVVSILLDSKVCDINKPNTAGYTCVMLATLVKLRNETHRQIIRRMFHLADVNIKAKPHGQTALMLATSHGNLEMVEMLTEAGADMNIQDADGSTALMCAADHGYTDIVKHIISQPDCDVTIVDSDGNSALNIAMEAGNRHIGLLLYAHEHFSRSGSPHGSLRLKRSRSSTPTSRGTVTPSSPLMTRDGLDKSSS